A section of the Bacteroidota bacterium genome encodes:
- the hemH gene encoding ferrochelatase: MIEASKKGILLLGEGAPKNAELPSINKYYNEYFNDSKVSTNDSWLKAIKRNKLFLPKLIEERKWQFEKINFQDGIATHIAAEKIRKDLELDAKAPVFLANRYGEPSISDTLKEIKESSIEKILIIPLFPNYLPMTYDTSILKTFEIAGRDFPEVELHIIPPFYEHKDYIKPLEMMVRDQNTINKIEHLHFVYRGVKEEHISGSKCSFEGLADIEEENKQVNYCYQVKTTTDLLMDRINDLNIDHSLSFLPAKLGKGSYLTPNTIDTLKDLISKGTKNITLISPSTIIDNIETLYDIDIELREKFMEIGGESFTFIPSINDHPEWIEHLAKWADEWLFS; the protein is encoded by the coding sequence ATGATTGAAGCTTCAAAAAAAGGGATTTTACTTTTAGGTGAAGGAGCCCCGAAAAATGCTGAATTACCATCAATAAACAAGTACTATAACGAGTATTTCAACGACTCAAAAGTGAGTACTAATGATTCCTGGTTAAAAGCCATTAAGAGAAATAAACTGTTCCTTCCAAAACTAATTGAGGAAAGAAAATGGCAGTTTGAAAAAATCAACTTTCAGGATGGAATTGCCACCCATATAGCAGCAGAAAAAATCAGAAAAGACTTAGAGCTTGATGCGAAAGCACCTGTATTCCTGGCAAACAGATATGGTGAACCATCAATTTCAGATACACTGAAAGAAATTAAAGAAAGTTCGATAGAAAAAATATTGATCATCCCGCTTTTTCCGAACTATCTGCCAATGACATACGATACTTCTATTCTAAAAACTTTTGAAATAGCCGGAAGAGATTTTCCCGAAGTAGAACTTCATATTATTCCGCCTTTCTATGAACATAAAGACTATATAAAACCATTGGAAATGATGGTTCGGGATCAAAATACAATAAACAAGATCGAACATTTGCACTTTGTATACAGGGGTGTAAAAGAAGAGCATATTTCCGGTAGTAAATGTAGTTTTGAAGGTTTGGCCGACATTGAGGAAGAGAACAAACAGGTAAATTATTGTTATCAGGTAAAAACTACTACCGACTTGTTAATGGATAGGATAAATGACCTGAATATAGACCACAGCTTATCCTTTTTACCGGCAAAACTAGGCAAAGGAAGTTACCTGACACCAAACACAATCGACACACTTAAAGATCTGATATCTAAAGGGACAAAAAACATTACGCTTATCTCTCCATCTACTATTATCGACAATATTGAAACCCTTTACGATATAGATATTGAACTTAGGGAAAAATTCATGGAAATTGGAGGAGAAAGCTTTACTTTCATCCCATCGATTAACGACCACCCTGAATGGATCGAACATCTGGCAAAATGGGCAGATGAATGGTTGTTCTCATAA